The Xanthomonas indica genome has a segment encoding these proteins:
- a CDS encoding penicillin-binding protein 1A — translation MPRFRRWLRWALVTFVLLGLVGAAVAGGLYYVVSSKLPDVQTLRKVELQEPMYVYSSDGKLMALFGETRRYPITMKDVPERLKQAFLATEDARFYEHGGVDYKGIARAVWLLATTNDKRVPGGSTITQQVARQFFLSSEYSYTRKLAEILLARKIEAELSKDEIFELYLNKSFFGNRAYGIAAAAEYYYGKKLNELSLDEMASLAGIPKFPSSGNPISNPERAKQRRDNYVLSRMAALGFITPAEAEAAKAVPMHAAPHERPVEVEAPYVAELVRQEMIARFGGDVLDKGYHVYTSIDSTLQTAANHAVREGLIVYDRRHGWHGVEKHFDVPANADAAALASHLSGVYVQGGMLPSIVASTGSDGSATVVLANKTELVLPVAASRWTGRSPATLLKRGDLVRIQAGDKPGEWEITQIPRGQAALVSLDANNGALRAMVGGFSYAGNKFNRATQARRQPGSSFKPFLYAASFEKGFNPASIVLDAPVVFRDRRGKTWSPQNDGGGFRGPMRLREALVQSRNLVSVRLLDAIGVDFARKYISQFGFQEAELPPNLSMSLGTASLTPLSVARGYTVFANGGSLVNTWIIDKVTDRDGKVLFQEHPLTACRSCGSVGGNAAPVSQVVDGFNFGAATPPPAAKPAATAATPAADEKTPATDPEAKVAPRAIDERTAYQLVSMMRDVVQRGTGTPAKVLGREDVGGKTGSTNDHRDAWFSGFGGPYVTTVWVGRDDYRSLGYREYGGKAALPIWIDYMRVALKDQPIARNDPPAGMVQVTLNGATEWVKTEDMDRIQQFDESLQDQKTDDAAFDIF, via the coding sequence ATGCCCCGTTTTCGTCGTTGGCTGCGCTGGGCGCTGGTCACGTTCGTCCTCCTTGGCCTGGTCGGCGCCGCCGTGGCAGGCGGGCTGTACTACGTCGTTTCCTCCAAGCTCCCGGACGTGCAGACCCTGCGCAAGGTCGAACTGCAGGAGCCCATGTACGTCTATTCCAGCGACGGCAAGCTGATGGCGCTGTTCGGCGAGACCCGGCGCTACCCCATCACCATGAAGGACGTGCCGGAGCGGCTGAAGCAGGCCTTCCTGGCCACCGAGGACGCCCGTTTCTACGAGCACGGCGGCGTCGACTACAAGGGCATCGCCCGCGCGGTGTGGCTGCTGGCCACCACCAACGACAAGCGCGTGCCGGGCGGCTCCACCATCACCCAGCAGGTGGCCCGCCAGTTCTTCCTGAGCTCGGAGTACAGCTACACCCGCAAGCTGGCGGAGATCCTGCTGGCGCGCAAGATCGAGGCCGAGCTGAGCAAGGACGAGATCTTCGAGCTGTATCTCAACAAGAGTTTCTTCGGCAACCGCGCCTACGGCATCGCCGCCGCCGCCGAGTACTACTACGGCAAGAAGCTCAACGAGCTGAGCCTGGACGAGATGGCCTCGCTGGCCGGCATCCCCAAGTTCCCCTCCAGCGGCAACCCGATCAGCAATCCCGAGCGCGCCAAGCAGCGCCGCGACAACTATGTGCTCAGCCGCATGGCCGCGCTGGGCTTCATCACCCCGGCCGAGGCCGAGGCGGCCAAGGCGGTGCCGATGCACGCCGCGCCCCATGAGCGCCCGGTCGAGGTCGAGGCGCCGTACGTGGCCGAGCTGGTGCGCCAGGAGATGATCGCGCGGTTCGGCGGCGACGTGCTGGACAAGGGCTACCACGTCTATACCAGCATCGACTCGACCCTGCAGACCGCGGCCAACCACGCCGTGCGCGAGGGCCTGATCGTCTACGATCGTCGACATGGCTGGCATGGCGTCGAGAAGCACTTCGACGTTCCCGCCAATGCCGATGCGGCGGCGCTGGCCAGCCACCTGAGCGGCGTCTACGTGCAGGGCGGGATGCTGCCGAGCATCGTCGCCAGCACCGGCAGCGACGGCAGCGCCACCGTGGTGCTCGCCAACAAGACCGAGCTGGTGCTGCCGGTGGCCGCCAGCCGCTGGACCGGGCGCAGCCCGGCCACCCTGCTCAAGCGCGGCGACCTGGTGCGCATCCAGGCCGGCGACAAGCCGGGCGAATGGGAGATCACCCAGATCCCGCGCGGCCAGGCCGCCCTGGTCTCGCTGGACGCCAACAACGGCGCGCTGCGCGCCATGGTCGGCGGCTTCAGCTATGCCGGCAACAAGTTCAACCGCGCCACCCAGGCGCGCCGCCAGCCCGGCTCCAGCTTCAAGCCGTTCCTGTACGCAGCCTCGTTCGAGAAAGGCTTCAACCCGGCCTCGATCGTGCTCGACGCGCCGGTGGTGTTCCGCGACCGCCGCGGCAAGACCTGGTCGCCGCAGAACGACGGCGGCGGCTTCCGCGGCCCGATGCGCCTGCGGGAGGCGCTGGTGCAGTCGCGCAACCTGGTCTCGGTGCGCCTGCTGGACGCCATCGGCGTGGACTTCGCGCGCAAGTACATCAGCCAGTTCGGCTTCCAGGAAGCCGAGCTGCCGCCGAACCTGTCGATGTCGCTGGGCACCGCCTCGCTGACCCCGCTGTCGGTGGCACGTGGCTATACCGTGTTCGCCAACGGCGGCTCGCTGGTCAACACCTGGATCATCGACAAGGTCACCGACCGCGACGGCAAGGTGCTGTTCCAGGAGCATCCGCTGACCGCCTGCCGCAGTTGCGGCAGCGTCGGCGGCAATGCCGCGCCGGTCAGCCAGGTGGTGGACGGCTTCAACTTCGGCGCGGCCACGCCGCCGCCGGCGGCCAAGCCGGCCGCGACCGCCGCCACGCCGGCCGCGGACGAAAAGACCCCGGCCACCGACCCGGAGGCCAAGGTCGCGCCGCGCGCCATCGACGAGCGCACCGCCTATCAATTAGTGTCGATGATGCGCGACGTGGTCCAGCGCGGCACCGGCACGCCGGCCAAGGTGCTCGGCCGCGAGGACGTCGGCGGCAAGACCGGCTCCACCAACGACCATCGCGACGCCTGGTTCTCCGGCTTCGGCGGCCCGTACGTGACCACGGTGTGGGTCGGCCGCGACGACTACCGCTCGCTCGGCTACCGCGAGTACGGCGGCAAGGCGGCGCTGCCGATCTGGATCGACTACATGCGGGTGGCGCTGAAGGACCAGCCGATCGCCCGCAACGACCCGCCGGCCGGCATGGTCCAGGTCACCCTCAACGGCGCCACCGAGTGGGTCAAGACCGAGGACATGGACCGCATCCAGCAGTTCGACGAAAGCCTGCAGGACCAGAAGACCGACGACGCGGCATTCGACATCTTCTGA